The nucleotide window cctcttctcgtgccctccacaaccagccgttcgcacctccttaccggagcttctgggcttctcctctgaacatgcccgaaccatctgagccttacttcccgcatcttgtcatcaatgggagccacataaaccttctctcgaatatcatcattcctaatcttatccatcctagtatgcccgcacatctacctcaacatcctcatttatgCTACCTTCATCTTATCCATCCTTATGGTGTAAAATGacgcacatatattttgtgtggctataaatcattgcataaaggtaaattgtttccaaatagggaaatgggtcattctttttggcacggacttaaaaggaaataggttcacataaattgaaacggatggagtaattACATAACAATGAAAAGTGCAGTTAAATATATCAAAGAGATATCATAAGCATAGATAGAGCCCCCCAAGAAAGATATCTAGCCTATTCTTGTAGGGTATTGATGATTTCTTAGATGGATTCTGCATCATTTTCATACACTCATTTACCTGCAGTCGTAAATTTGACTTGATCTTTTGAAAATGGGGTTGAGCTTGTCTACAAAGCAACTTAAGTTCCTTCTCCTCCAAATAGTCCACCAAATGCATTGGGTTTTTGGGGGTGTGTAGGTAGGTGCAGGGGCGAAGCTATGTTGGCTGACTGGTGGTCAACTAAacacccttcgccgaaaaattatactatatatacaacaacaacaactacccaatataatcccaccaagtggggtctgggaagggtaggatgtacgcaaccttacccctatcctagaagggtagagagattgtttccgaatgaccctcggctaaagaaggTGAAAGAAGCCCTGATAGCAATACAAATAGTTAGAAAACTAAATCGGATATAACAACAAAGAATAGTGAGATAGTACcaataacaagtaatatcaaGATAGTATATTTAGACAGATAAGTCCAAAGAAGCACACGAGAATATGACGAAGTTCTGCTAGCAAACTACGGAATTACCAAAGGTAAGTAGTAACAGAACAAGACACACGGCTATATAAAACTAAGGAAAAAAAGGGTACCATACTAGCACTAATACTATCGAACTAGGGAAGACAAAGGGAAACGCCCGACTACCTACTAATCTTTCACCCTAATCTTCCACCTCCACACCCCTTCtatctagggtcatgtcctcggtcagctcaagctgcgccatgtcctgcctgatcacttcATCCCAAGACTTTTTAGGTCTACTTCTACCCCTCCTCTCACCTCccaaggccaacctctcacatCTCCTGACTGGGGCATCTGTGTTTCTGCTCTTAACATGCCCAAACCATCTCAACCTTGCCTCACGTATCTTTGCCTCTACAGgggccactcccaccttgtctcgaataacttcattcctaattctaTACAATCTAGTATGcctacacatccatctcaacatcctcatttctggtACTTTTATATGCTGGACATGTGACTTTTGGACTGGCCAACaatctgccccatacaacatagtcggtctgatcactaccttgtagaacttacccttaagtttcaacggcacattcttatcacacaagacaccagaagcgagcctccacttcgTCCATCCTACTCCGATACGGTGAgtaaggtaaaatattacttgttattgattaaaaagtAGACTTTGAATACTCTTGCATAGCCCACTgacaaagggtgttcaaattttgaacacccttatTGAATTTCCTGATTTCGCTACTGGGTGGGTGGGTTGTGTTCCACCATTTCGATTGACATTTTGTCATTCCCCTTctagggatggcaatggggcggTGCGGGTGTGGGGCGGTGCGGGTTTGGACATGTGCGAGTGCGGTGCGGGGCGGGTTGATTTCTCTTCAAAGAAATTTTTGCGGGTTGCGGGGCAGGTGCAGGTCAATTTTTTCCTACTGTAAATTTTGTTACTCGCATGAATCTCGTCTTCAAGCTTTTCAATCTGTTGCTTAtaccattttttaaaaatattcacGTGGATCATTATAATATGTTGTCTTTAAtttccatatatttttatttttttcatgcttcaatctaAATACCTTTAATTATTGTATAAAGCTCGAAATGTTCGAAAATGACATTAAACATTAGAGGAACTTCACTACTCCTATATATAAACTACTTTGACTTTTTTAGAATATTTAACCctctcaaaattaaaaaaaataatattttcctctATTCTCCATACCGTGAGACTTGAGAGTGCTCTTCGTCAACCATAAAAATGCATCTCTGAAGCTTTTCATGTTATGGAGAAGGTCTACATATATAGGATTGTTGTTATTGAAAACCCAGTTATGTTAatctgttttttattttttagttatgGGCACTGAATTCCTTTTTCTTACTCTTTTGGGAGTTTCATTTGACTCTTTTCTTTATCAATGTTCTAGATTGATCTTGTGGTACAACTAATTATTTTCATTATCTGTAAAGTAAATTTTGATTTAACAATTTGAGCATGAATTGGTTCTTATCTTAGATATACTCATATAACATATCCGTGTGAATATCACAATTTACTTTTCTAGTTTTCTAATCGCATTATCGGAAATATCACAAGAATGGGCCTTTGAGACAATATGAAGATGCTCCAACTAGTGTATtgaaaatttctaaaaaataagacaatttgaagaagaaaagtacTGAAAAACTTAGTGGGACGGGGCGGGTGGACGCGGGTGTGAATGCGGGCGGGGGAACGCGGGTGAAAATGCTATGCGGGGTGGGACGGGGCGGGTTGAATTTTGCGGGTTAAGGCAGAACCCGCCCCGCCCCACTTGCCATTCCTATCCCCTTCCAATCTAGCTCCTCAAGGCTTCTGCTATTGATCCAGGCTTGACCCAATGTAATCCCGCGATATTCAAAAATAGTTTCCAAAATTGGCTGGTTTGGGAGCAGTGTAAGAACTGGTGGTTTTTACTCTCTGATTGCTCACCACAAAGGTAACACCTGTTACATAAGTTTAGTGCCCCTTCTCTGTTGGTTGTCTTGACTTAGACATGCCCCTCTAGCTACCAACCATGTGAAACAAGCAACTTTTATATGGGGACTTTGTCTTCCATATTCTTTTCCATGGCCAAGGTGAGTTCTGTTATGTGCTTCCAGAGAGTACCTTGTAGTAAGATTTGACTGAGAACACTCCATTTTTTCCTGGATTAATGCAATTCTTTCTTCATTATTGAATAGCTGCTGGAAAGGTACTAAAGTTGCAAAAAACGTCAGTCTCCCTATCCAGTGCCCAATCGTTAAAATTCCTTATGAATCGTATCCTCCATCTATGTTTCTCTTGGAGAAGCCAAGGAAGCTTCCTTATATTGGGAAATTGCAAACAGTTCAGGGAATTGATCTTTCAGCAAGGTCGTAGCGGGTCCATTTATCATTTTAATCAAGCCAAAATGATTAAAGTTTGGAGACTCTAAAGATTGCAGATGTCCTACTAGGTAAGCTTCATATTGCAAATTTGGTTCTCATCATATGTCGCATAGGAGCATGCAATTGATGTATTGACCATGTCCTTGTTCTGCAGGATTTGTGGTACAATTTTTGGCTATCGGTACAACCATTtctcttattaaaaatatggcaCCTCCTAAGAGGGCTTCTTGATTGTTAGTGTAACTCTGGTGTTATTCTTTGACTGATTAAAGAGGGTTCTTATATATTTGTGATTCGACGGAGATGCTGCTGTAAGTTGCCTTTATCAATGCTATTTTTGCAAGCTTTTAGGATTAACATTATCTTTTGAGCTTTTGACATGTTCAACCATAGCTTTTTAGAGTATCAGTCCGGATGTACCTAGCCTTtgtcttttttattttccttctcaGTAAATCTTAggccttctttcttttttgaccATTTGTTAATCATGTTACtagttactccctccgttccaatttatgtgaacctgtttgactgggcacggagtttaagaaaaaatgaagatttttggaatttgtggtcctaaacaagtccaaatggggcccagagtatgtgtgattataaaaacttctcattaagggtagagttgtaagttaaagctaaattgttaccaaatttagaaaaggttcattctttttggaacagaccaaaaaggaaatagattcacAGAAACTGGGGATATGCAAAATGATATtacgacatgaatgatgatgcaAGAATAGCTTAACCTTGTTTTGCGGGAATTCACAATGCTATTTACAAATAATACAGTTAAACTTTCTGAAAAGATTGCTAGTCAGTAAATTTATGCCTTGTTCTGCCATCAAGTAATTCAATATGAATCAAATTTAcattctgttttattttttcctttttcacctTTGTTGAGATCATGTAAATGCATGAGTGTAATCACCGATTTCTACCTGCTTGTATAGATTTGAAGTAGAGGCATTTAAACCTTTCCTTTGGTTTGCTTATGCCCATCAGCCAGAAGTCATTTTTGGTTTCAATTAATAGTGCTGGGTAGTGCTTTTGTGCAAACATAAAATGAATATTGCTATTATAGTGTAGAAACGCTATTCGACAAACAAAATATCGCGTAGCATTAATAAAGTCTGTTGTTGTAAAGCTGATAGCCAATCTTATTAATGTCACTCTTTGTCTCGAGGGCCCCTCTGCTCTCGAAAGCTACTCGAAGAGGAGAATTATTGGATAGACTTGGCTGTCCATGTGCCTAACTTCTTAAAGGCAAGTTAGAGATTGGCTCATGCGTAAGATATGGCCTATTCCTTGGGGCAGATAACACCAAAAGAGGAAAAGTTTTTTCGGATTTTGCAAAATACTGAAAGTTCAGTAGCTTTCTATTTTTTGTACAAACTGAAACACTTTTCTTTATTGGTGTTTGGATGAGAAATAGCTTtagcaaaaaatagaaaaaaaaggaaaaatgacattgtatagccgctataaaaataatagtcgaaaatgtataaaatttgtatattttttgtatatgtatacattctgtatgttatatacaaaaatcaTAGAACAAGTTTTATACACTTTTTTGGCCACCAGATGTAATTAGTttctggcgcgggctaaaagtAATAATACCCGAAAAAATATTTCCCGTTTTTGAAGCAAACGGCTTTCCCGTCCAAATTTGAAGCAGAATAGTCATCGAATCCTAAGCTTGCCTTTGCttaaaaattttgaaacttgTTTTGAGATTCTTTCGATTGTGAAAACTAAAAAAGTAAACCccaaaatctttttaaaaaaaaaaaaaagaaatgctTTAGGCCTTAGAGAAGCTTGATCAAACATGCTATTAGTCGGATTGGGCAGTCCTACTCATTCTATTGCCACATTTGCACTTCATATCATTTTTGATTGATCTCACTCACTCACAGTTGCAACTAAGATTGATCGAGGAATTACGCTACTAATACATTTAAGATTATACCACCGTGTATATCATGCACAAAATTACCTTTTCTATAAATGCATATGGAACAGACTTAAATAAGAAAATCACCTAAAGCTGACGGCCCTGGTACTTCAGGGATCAACAAAGGAAGAACTAAGTATACTTTGAGAAAGACGAGAAATAACACTATATAGGAGTGTgtaattgattttttgatttaGCCGTGAAGAGCGGCAAGGCTGTTGATCAAAGCCAAGGCATTGCTCGTCATATGTGCAACTTCCAGAATCCTTCCCCTTACTACTGTCTTAACTTTCCCGTTCATCACTTTTCCGGCAAACCCCTCGGTGCAAGTGTCCTCGTCAGTCAAGGCAGCACTTACCCAAGTTTGAATATCATTCATTTTAAGATCAAAATCTTTGCCCCTTAGTTGCTTCATTTCCCCCAAAGACTTTCTCAATTCAACGACTGCGTCACTTAGTTCCTCCACACAGTCATGCATGGCACCAACCTCTCTCGCCGTCATGCCTTGGCCGTGAGCCAACTTCAGCATCGTGGCGGATGTAGACTGCGCTGTTTCGAGGCTGACGGTGAGGGATTCATGGGCTAGAAGTTGAGGGGAAACCCCAATAGCAGTTGAACGGCTGGATAATGAGCTGAAACAGAGGTTTGGATATGTAGTTGATTTGCATGATGTTCTTATAAACTCCGTATTTGTATCTCCGGCTGCTGGCCTTGCTGCTGAAGCTGACTCCATGAATGAAGAAGAACTGAAGGCaaccaaaataagaaaaatagtttggaaatGGCTACGGTTGTTACAAGttccttccatttttctttcCTAAGCTTTTTGTTAATCTGTCTGTCTCTCAATAACTAAAGCTAGTTGAGTTATGATGAAAATGGGAATGCGGGGTTCTTAATTTATAGGAGAAACTCCCTAGTGGGGATGAGCGTTTACAGTGCGAATTAAATGTACAGAAAAACAAGAAGTTCTACTTTTCTTTAGATAGAGAAGGATAATTTGAACACTTGGGAGAGAGCATTACAAATCTGTCACAGTCAAGCAATGTCGATGACACATACAAAAATATGCACATTTAATTTAGAAAAGGATAATCAATTGTAAATTACTCTATTTTCATTCTTTAAGGAAGAGTTAAAAGTGGTTAAATCCGATTACATTTGCTAAAATTAGATTAGAATCATTACCCAAGGTAAATACCGGAATGTAGTCACTTTTTGAAGACTGGGAAAAAAGTTCAATAAATATACACCGACATTTACCTGTTGTAGCATATAACATGCCTTGTATTCTCCACTTATCTTTCTTTAATGATTATGTTAAGACTAGTTCAAGCGATCTTTAAGCTTTTCCTAAATAACATGTTTAATCATGCTATGGTTATTATTGTTAACTTCGTTAAATATTGCTGTTGCTctacttttttctttctttaaacatTAGGTCATGTACATATTTAAAAAAGATCATGTACATATGTCCCTGTAGCAGGCTTTGAAGATCTTTCCTCGTAGGTCCATGAAGCAAAAAGCAAATTCCTCGTAGGTCCACTCCTTAATTTGCATGATGTTGTATAGAAGGGCCTGGTCAGAAACGTTCAACTGAATAAGTAGAGCCATCTAAAGACAATTTATATGCGGCCAATGCATACATGTTATAGGATAAACTTTGCCGACTGAATATGCAtttagaaaattaaaagaaaaaagaaaagaaaagaaggattCAAGAGTGGGATGGCGAAATTATATTCCAATTGAATATAGAGTATCTTAAGTGGATTTGATAGTCATAAATGAGGTTTAAACTTTAGCAAAGATATTTTGTTGCAGGTGGGAAGGATCTGGGTTCTGAACAAGTACCTATTGCTTTTACAACACAAATATGTTTTTGAATGAGAGGAGAAATATCTAAAGGTCGcttttcatttcctttttttgGTCGTTTAAACAAATTGCGCAAAATATCTAAACTGCAAGTGGTGCTCATTAGGAAATTAATCACGACTCCAACTTGGAGCTTCAATGCATGTGCATGGAGTCCCCATTACGAACATTATTGATTACCAATAATGAAAAACATATGGCCCGTAAAGATAACAATGGTACTTTGCACTTCAGATAATTCACTTATAATCTAAAATTTATAATTCTTGTACATTTATTCCtcataataataaaacaaaaattgtGACTCTCAAAAGACCATGTTCAAGTGTTATTAATGAGAAAGGATTGGAGATTTTCTCGTTCAATTTTTTCgcttactttatttatatttcagatatttcttgTGTTGAATATCTACAGAACTAATGCTATTACAAATTCCGTTGTTGTAGTAAAATGAGAGACTAGAATTTTAAAATGGGTTATTTACGTTattgttgtaaataaataaaataataatctttctgaaaacagaaacagaaagttagtagaaaTTAAATTCCGAAAACAGTAtttgaacttcttcaaaataaattctgaaaatggtATAGGAACAAATCGAGTCCACTGAATACACAGTATGTCCTTAaagaaattattcccctcaagtacccgaggttttggaatatatcctcccaggatagaacgatttaactcaccggagtgttggtaccaaaaacaccgatgaacaacgaaccactcgaaggctgcaaaacacactagaatttttgtgcagcagaagaagaagattatcagaaaatttcgtaagtaaATATTCTGAGATTTGAAGGTATATTTATAGCCAATTTGGTACTGTTTCTGAAAAAGTTTTCAACCTTTCAGAACAACCATAGCTATTGGAACAGGTTTGACACTGTTTCAGAACAGCCATAGCTGTTGAAAATATTGCGAGAAATGTAAaaacggatttaaaataatcTGGGAAAGAAAACGGGCCGAACCGGACCGGGTCGCGTGttatgggttattccggattgaattttcgttaattaatttaattaattaattaaatatttgaaaagaattttgtccaaaaagattaatcaatcaatctttgaccaaatctgaagccgaaacCGAGCTGAGCGAGCGACTACGACGACAACGCGAggtttgccttcttcttaactctttaagagctaaaagGTAAGCTTCTTTATATAtacacaaagattttctttccttctaccaatgagggacaaagtgcattagtaaaatgaactcattcaaaatttcactttcctccatttcttttcccaccatttttcattcacacctcttttgttattaataaataataataaaacccaacaatcctccacatgaatggggaatgactaTAAACTCAAAGGAATGCACAGACTTGT belongs to Nicotiana tabacum cultivar K326 chromosome 6, ASM71507v2, whole genome shotgun sequence and includes:
- the LOC107765731 gene encoding 21 kDa protein-like, whose protein sequence is MEGTCNNRSHFQTIFLILVAFSSSSFMESASAARPAAGDTNTEFIRTSCKSTTYPNLCFSSLSSRSTAIGVSPQLLAHESLTVSLETAQSTSATMLKLAHGQGMTAREVGAMHDCVEELSDAVVELRKSLGEMKQLRGKDFDLKMNDIQTWVSAALTDEDTCTEGFAGKVMNGKVKTVVRGRILEVAHMTSNALALINSLAALHG